The Ovis aries strain OAR_USU_Benz2616 breed Rambouillet chromosome 2, ARS-UI_Ramb_v3.0, whole genome shotgun sequence nucleotide sequence gtgctcagcgttcttcacagtccaactttcacatccatacatgactactggaaaaaccatagccttgactagacggacctttgttggcaaagtaatgtctctgcttttcaatggctgcaatcaccatctgcagtgattttggagcccccccaaaatagtctgacactgtttccccatctatttcctgtgaagtgatgggaccagatgccataatcttagtgttctaaatgttgagttttaagccaactttttcactctctttcacatttatcaagaggccttttagttcctcttcactttctgccataagggtggtgtcatctgcatatctgaggttattattgatatttctcccggcaatcttgattccagcttgtgcttcttccagctcactgtttctcatgatgtactctgcataaaagttaaataagcagggtgacaatatacagccttgacgtactccttttcctatttggaaccagtctgatgttccatgtccagttctaactgttgcttcctgacctgcatacaggtttctcaagaggcaggtcaggtggtctggtattcccatctttcagacttctccacagtttattgtgatccacagtcaaaggctttggcatagtcaataaagcagaaatgtttttctggaacgcttccttttttgatgatccagcggatgttggcaatttgatctctggttcctctgccttttcgaagaccagcttgaacatctgcaagttcacagttcgcatattgctgaagcctggcttggagaattttgagcattactttacgaggtgtgagatgagtgcaattgtgtggtagtttgagcattctttggccttgcctttctttgggattggaatgaaaactgaccttttccagtcctgtggccactgctgagttttccatatttgctggcatattgagtgcagcactttcacagcatcatctttcaggatttgaaacagctcaactggaattccatcacctccactagctttgttcgtagttaacagtacagtatctttaaaaattttaaaaaactcaaatgCTTATCAACAATTAAATGGATTCATATGGTGGAATACTGTATTTAACATGAATGAAATTACATGCataaaaatatgaaggaaaataaagcaaatgaccGGATTTTAAAATTGGGTAAAATTTGAGTATTTTAtagaagaagacatacagatagcaaGTGAGCACTTAAAAGATCCTgaatatcattagtcattagggaaatccAATGGGataaactacaatgagatacatGAGATATTACGTCCATTCAAAGCCTACTGaaaacaacctacatgtccaccgaaagtgaatgaataaacagactgatatatccatatatatataataaacggCAAGTTATTCtgccagaaaaagaatgaaagtttgcCCTTTGCAACAGTATGGATGGATTTAAAAGgtacggtgatggacagggaggcctggtgtgctgcgattcttggggtggcaaagagtcgaacacggctgagcgactgaactgaactgaactgatgcaaagtgaaataaaagaaataaatatggtatcgttttacttatatgtggaatctaaaaaacaaatgagcaaatagAGAAACAGTCATAGATACccagaacaaacaggtggttgccagaggggaggggggctggggatgagagaaaaagggaggaaatgcAAAGATCAAACAGAAAAGCTACTGTTTACTACCTTACttattatatttctataataaaCAATTGGTTACTCCTAACTTCTCACAACAGCCTTGATGTGTAGGGGCGTGGGATAATTAATTACTCATCAGAGAACAATTATCTTCCTTGCATACTTTTCTCTAAATCATAGTAGTTTCTCCCTTTAAATCACTTATACATAATTTTCTTCCTCACGTTTTTCTTTACTTGGTTACTGTTTTTAGTAACTATTAAAAATAAGGTTGTTATTCTCTCATGTCCTTTGACAAGACACACAGTTTTGCTCTAAGAAAGATTTTGGAATCTCACTTCGGACCACCCCGCAGAGCAAGCAAGGAACGCTGCGCTTCCCACATAATTTAAAAGCCAAACAATTTCAAGTTTCAATGGGAAAGCAATGGTGGAATACTGCTACTCAGTGGAATACACAGCTACTCTGAAACCTCTGCAAAGCCACTGGGCCTTTAATAAGCCCGCCTCGCCCCAGGGCGCGCACTTCCGGCCGCGGGGGCGCTCGGGAGCTCGCCCCGGCGAGCCTTCACCAACCAGTGGCTCTGCTTGGCTTGCGCGAGTGCGTGCGCGCACATTTGTGCGCAGGTTCGAATCTCCGCCGCCTCGCGGTTGCTCCCCAACGTCCGGCAGCACTtaggcggcagcggcggcggcgaggGCTGCGCGCGCGAGCTGGGCCGGATCGActgccccgccccctccgcccTCTGCACTTTCCAGCGGCGACCTCGCCTGGACTCGGTCCTCGCCTTCCCTCGCGCGCTGCGCGCTCCGCCCTCGCCTTCCGCCCCCACAGCTATCAGCACTCGGCCTCCCGCGCCGGGCGGGCTCCGCCCGAGCCTCCGGGGCCCATGGCCAAGCGCCGTGCGGCCGAGCCGCTGACGTTCCACGTGCCTTGGAAGCGGCTCCTGCTCTGCGACTTTCCTGAGGAGCCGCCGTCGCCGCCGCTCTGGATCCCGCCGCCGGGGGTCTCGCATCCCGGGCGGCCCCTCGGCTTCCCCGAGCTGCCCCGAAAGCGTAAAATCGACGCAGGGGCTATGACGGAGCCTTCGGTTTCGCCCAGCAAGCGCCGCGACGACGGGGATACCGGCGCCCAGGACGGCGCGGAGCGTGAGGGCCGCGGCCTGGAGACCGGCGAGTCGCAGCTGCTGCAGCCGCCCGTGCGGCCCCGCAGGCCGGGGGAGGAGCCCCGGGGTGTCCGCCCCCCGAGAGGCGGTGGCGACGATGGGGCGGGGCGCGCAGAGTCCCAGCGGGGAGACTGGGGGGCCGCACCGCGCCAGGTAGGGGCTGGTGGTGGGCTGGGCGCTCCGACGGGGTGCGGGCGCCAGGGTTGGAGAGAAAGGGTCATCCTTTTCCAGGCACTGCGCGTCACGGGAAGGAACCTGTCGTCCCCCTCTAAAGTCGCGTTTGTCACGACACCCCTGCCCAAGGTGAAAAGCTGGGGTCCTCCCCATGAGAATGTACACTGACACCCCCCTTCCCCCCGCCCGAAGCAACACACCAAGGGCCCTAGAGCTCGCCTTGGGCAGCGTCTTGGTTTGTTACGACGGGCAGAGAGCACTGAGCTAAACTAGGGGGAGACAGACCGTTGGGTGAGGTATGCACGTGGCCTTGCACCTTCAGCACTTGTGGTCTCCAAGAGGGAAGCAGGGGCGTGGGAGAGTTTGGTGAAGACGTTGACCGTGAACCGCAATAAGTGAAGCTCCGCGACAAAGTTCAGAGAAAGGTGTATTACGTCTGCCTCGGTTTAACGATGATTGTTTTCTGGAATTCGTGATCGGTTTCTTTCTAAAGAGGGTGACCAGTGTAGTAGCCACCAGTTGGACGTCCTTTAAGGGATGGCACAGCTCTTTTGGTTGAGATGAAGGGCCTCCGTATTTCGGGGAAAAGGCATTCTTAACGCAGTGTTAAGTCTGATACTATGGAAAAGGATCAGGAAATTAATCTGGTTCTCAACATCAGGCATATGTATGAGGATCTTTGGAGAGTTCCACTTCCGTGGGAAATGAGCCTGCCCCGTATCTGCACATAAGATGTCTAGATCTGTTGTCTTAGGTGTGACAGCCACTCGAATTATGGCACACCACCTGAGGTGTGACTAGTTCAAACTGAGATGTGCTcaaagtgtaaaatacacactagatttaaaagatttcaaaaaattttatattgattgGACATTGAAATCATTTGAAGATACTGGCTTGAATAAaatatgtgcttttaaaatatggccattcagttaattcagttcagtcgctcagtcgtgtccgactctttgcgaccccgtggactgcagcacgccagacctccctgtccgtcagtaactccagagtttactcaaactcatgtccattgagtcggtgatgacatccaaccatctcatcctctgtcatccccttctcctctcaccttcagtctttcccagcatcagggtcttttcaaatatcagttcttcgaatcaggtgaccaaagtattggagtttcagcttcagcatcagcccttcccatgcatattcagaattgatttcctttaggatggaatggttggatctccttgcagtccaagggactctcaagtatggccattagataattttaaataatgtttgtgACTGGCATTGTGTATTATTGGGCAGCTTTGGTCTCATCTTAGGAATTCAGGCAGCCTTTGGCACTTAGGGGTTGAACCAGGAACTTTGCAGGTGGAAGAAGCAAATGAAGAACTGAGATTTGAGCAAGTTCTCTTTAACCACTACATCATATCATCTGCCCCACATTTCTCCATTGTCCTAAATATCTTATACATCAaatactttgccaataaaataGAGTAGTTTCGAAAGATCTTGTTCCGTGGTCTTCGGAAATTATCCTTTAGATATAATTATTATGATGAGCATTTATTTCTACCCTGGGTTTTCttggaatttagaaaatgaaccttatttagacttttaaaattcaaactgcTTTTAGATGTTTAAGTCAGCTTAAGACTGAATGATAGTTCTTAGTTTTAAAGTAGAATAAAGAATTACAATTTCCAGTTAAATCATGTCATACCAATGtgcaaaacctgaaaaaaaaacaaaaatctaggaTGATAGTCATCCAGACCTATTTGGTATGGAGGTAAGTACTGGATAGTCTGAGAAATTGACTGTTTCTGTTACCCTACCCATACGTAGGCTTTCCTGACTGAAGTCAGAGTATACTGACTGCAGTGTGCCACAAATTgataaaagggaaatgaaaatggcAGGTAGGCAAAGGAATTTTTTAGTAAATTGACAGCAGGCATCTGCTTAGAATCTCCTGGCCGCAACCTGTATCTTCTTCCACAGCAGTGACTACATCTAGAAGCTTTCTGCTTCCTGGACTCACTATAAGCCTGAAGCAGGGAATAAGCTTGTTTTGAGGGATTTCATCATAAAGACTAGTCCCCTGTTCTCTTTCCCCAGGAATCCTCATGTTCcatttttttgtccttttctttgaGCTTCTTTGAGCAAACTTAATTTTCttcagctttttttcccccactgccaCCAAAGATGCATGATTTTTGTGTTGAGTCTTACAGCCAAGGGAAAATAGGATATAGTAAAAACATGTAGAAGTTAAAAAGCTTTTTCAGTTCCTGCAGCAAATGTCTTCCTTTGTTCCTCTTGTTCTCAGAGCTTAAGTCCCTATCCTTATCCTTGGGATCTGATTTAGGAAGAATTTCCTCAAATACGTCCTTTCTATACAAAGGATGAAATCTAGGCGGAATGATGGTACCTATTTTCTGTCCTAGAATCTCAAGAGTATTTATTGAGTTGTTTCAGGTATTTTCTTAACTGGAGAACTAAAAACCAGGTGTtacttcaatgaatattcatatattttctcatGTTAGAGTCATTTTATGCAGATTCAGTACTCTGTCAGTGCTGACCTTTACTGTtattaattgatattttaaatagaaagcaGAAATGGTATGATTTTAGTTTATAATGATGTAGGTTCCTAGGCTTCTTGGGATATAATAACTAGCTATATTTGGCAGTTACAGTGCTAGACCGTAATTCGCACAAGAGCgaagagtcttttttttaatctatgatgAAATAGACTTCAGTCAAGATGAGAGTTAATGGGTGGTGGAGTTATCATATAAATGCAGACCTGTCCTGTGGGCAAAGTTTGTGCTCTTAGCTAGTAGGTTATACTGACCTTGTTAAGGGATCttttttgatttgtgttttataAGTAGGTAATTTAAacaatagatttttttccaaaagacagagaaataggtCATTGTTTTTAACCATTTACTTAATTGAAATTTTTCTTGGCATCGTTTGGGTTATTAAATTTTTATCCCAGTGTTAAGAAATTCCCGAGGAACTCTTAATTCGCTAAGCCTTAGTGTCTAAGGCACTGAATGAACTTATTGAAAACTCCGGTACTCTCCATTTAAGTAACTAGCAACGTGTGCCTATTGAGCATTGAAATGCGGCTAGTCTGAATAGTGCTGGAAGTGTAAAATACCTGGcagattttaaacatttactatgacaagaaaaatgtaaaaacatcacattaattttttaaaatattgactatatctTGAAATGATAGTGTTTTTGGCTCTACTAGGTCAAGTAAAATTTTAGGATTGATTTCacgtatttctttttattctttttttttttttttaactgaaggtaccagaaatttttaaattatatatgtggcTTCTGTTACATTTCTGTTGGATACTGCTGCTATAGCAAGTATGAACCTAAAGTACAGAAACAACTTAATAGactaaatatatagatatatggatACCCATCGAGGAAAGGTGTTAACCTTCAAAGTGATCACCTTGGAAATCTGTATATAATCGCAATGCACAACGTATTTGGGGATGCTTTTGAAATTTTGTGCCAATTTTGAAATTCTTTGGAACAGCTACTTCATAGTTACTTGGAACAGTTTTATAGCCTTTAAGAATAAGCTGTTGAATTTTTAAAGGACTTGCACTCACTTGGATTTATCAGTTTTGGTTTATTGAGTTAAAAGTTCATGTCTTGAACAAAATGGTATGTTTAATAAAATGATCAGTTTCAGATTTTCTTGTTATTTACTATATTCTAATGTTTTTTAGaaggttttcaaaatattttagccTATGTAAAATCAACCCATTAAAATTCCAAACCTCAGGGCAGAGGCCAAAAGTAAGTTTTAAGATGTGtcagtatattttttatattgttttcctcattGAAAGGTAAAAAATTCTAAGACCATCTTCAGGCATTATTTTTGGGTTGACAAATAGAAGAAAATTCTGGGAAGAGAAGCTCTTGGAggagattcttttaaatttaaactacTAGCAAGACATACTTTCAgaaattcatgaaaatgaaaatatggatTTGACTGAGCCCATGAAGTACTTTGATTAGGCAGAGTTAATAATGTTTATTTGTTGAAGATGCAGAATTAAAGACTGCAAAATCTTATGTgagtttgcttttaaaacaaaaaatgggtTTCATGAAAAACCTCAGCTTTTTCTAGACCATTGATGTGCTttcatctctctccttttcataaagcTCAGTGAAGAATTTTGGCAGTATAACACCTTCCAGTACTGGAGGAACCCTTTACCACCTATTGATCTGGCAGACATTGAAGATGTAAGCGAAGACAGCCTGACAGAAACAGCACTGCAGGGcaagaatgaagtggctgagaTTGATATGGAGTCTTGACAGAAGGAGCTAAAGAAGTGGGTTTTTCTCAACTTGTGGAGACATCTCTAAGTGAATTTATGTATTCTtaaggaaaaaagttattttccatACTTGATGTGTTATCATTCCCAAAcctgaaaaatgaggaaaagatgtTTCAAAGATAAATGCCTGTAGTCACTACTGTACCTCCCAATGGGGATTTGTCAAGGATATAGTGCAGTTGTAGGGGAAGTACTTTATGTGTGCATTCTTAAGAAAAATGTATGTGTAGGTTCTAAATATCAGTCTTACAAAAGTAATTCTGACAGTTacagaaatagatgggaaacattcAGATATTCCTCTTGTTGCACCAAAAAGTTAATTTGTGTACATGAAATGAatattgttttataataacttattaataaaatactttCTAATACACTTCAGTGACTCCTTTTTTGTTGAACAAATAGCTGACTTAAACATCTGTGCAAACTTAAAATGATGTTCTTTCTGAAACCTGGTATAGTTTTAACAGAGCTTTCTAAATGTAGTGAGAATTTCAGTTTGGGTAGTATGTTTGTATAACTTCCAGTAGTTAATATTTCTTAAACTTGACTTTAGGCCATCAGTAATGGATAAAGAACAAAGAGAATTGAGCAGATGAttccttcccctcctttcttAGGATAAgaagaaatttatatttcttttttttattgttacttCTTGATTTTGAATTGCTTTGAGGACATGGTGTTTATTGCTTATTATTTAGACTTGTAGTCATCAACACTCACAACTTTCAAAGATTTTGTATGGGCCGCACTCTTGAGAGGCTCTCATATAATTGTTCTGAGGTGGGCTTGGGTATAACTGTTTTTTTAAGCACCAATCCTTCTTCCTCCCATTTCTCAAATGTGCAGACTGGTTTAAGAACAGTAGACTAATAGTAGGTTTTCCTGTTTAAAGGAGATAACTAATGAGCTGAAGCACTGCCTTCTTaattagctttgtttttcttttgctctgtTGATGGCTTTGTTACAATTAAGTTGTAATGTTATGAGTCTTTTATTGTTAAAGAAATTAAGCAATTTGTGTTTTCAGTTATATTAGTATCAGTAATTAAGTTAACTTTTGTACTGCATCCAGAGTGTTGGCTTTGTAATTGACTAACttgtctttatgtattttttgttgttaatgaCATTAGATCCAAAATTTAGGAAGGATGccattgagaaaaaaagaaatcctagtGTGTACTGTAGCATTTAAATATGGGCTGACATTAGTAAGAATATTCtagaagagaaaacaaacttgtatATCTAAGTCTTTGGGGTCAGGTATAGTTCAAAGTCTTGTCCTACTGCTTTCTACCTATGTAATATTAAATttgggcttccttgttggctcagatggtaaagaatccacctgcaatgtaggaaacctgggttcgatcctgggttgggaagatcccctgggagagggcatagcaactcactctagtattcttgcctggagaatccacatggacaatTATTTTTCATCTCCAAGCCCCAGATGTGTCAGCTTGTAAAATTAGAATAAATAGTATCTACCTCAGACTATATATATTGTGAAACAATGTACTAAGTACCTGGATCATCTTGTCTAATTCTCATAatattcttaaaggtacaaaaaagatatttggaATAAATGTGCTTCCTATAGTTGCACTTCATTCCGTTTTAATTGCTACTAGAAGTTTTAAGGagaagagctggaatttgaagAAATAGCTAAGGAACTGTGGAGTGGAGGGTAGCAGTTAAAGTCAGTGAAAAGGGGAAACTTTCTTCCTCCTTTATAGTTAATCCTGAGGGTAGGAAGGTGCCCTTTTATTTTGGGAAGGTGTCCATTTTTTTGCACTGCTCTTCCTAGTGCCTGAACAATGCCTGCCACATAGTAGCAAGCTGCATGAAGGAATGAGTGTATGCTCTTATCTGTTGGGAAGGTCATGCTGGCAGTTTTCGGCCATTTCCCTTAGAAGTGTATACAAAAGCTTTGTTGTAGAGATCCAATAGACATTGGAAATGTGTTAAGTTTATTATGTTTATTGTATAATAACTAAGACTATAAGGACTAAGATGTCTCCCAGATGAGCAATAAGCGATGGTTTACTTTGACAGGAAATTTCATAGGATACCACATTGCAGTGTCTGAGTGAAGATGCAGAGT carries:
- the C2H9orf40 gene encoding uncharacterized protein C9orf40 homolog, giving the protein MAKRRAAEPLTFHVPWKRLLLCDFPEEPPSPPLWIPPPGVSHPGRPLGFPELPRKRKIDAGAMTEPSVSPSKRRDDGDTGAQDGAEREGRGLETGESQLLQPPVRPRRPGEEPRGVRPPRGGGDDGAGRAESQRGDWGAAPRQLSEEFWQYNTFQYWRNPLPPIDLADIEDVSEDSLTETALQGKNEVAEIDMES